The following nucleotide sequence is from Longimicrobiales bacterium.
GCGTGAGAGCTCGGTGCGTGTGCGTGCGCTGTACGAAAGGAGGTTCAGTGCGGCATCTCGGACACGAACGGTCTCGTCCAACTCGATGAGTTGGTGCTTCTTCTTGGCCGTGAGTGTGTCGCCCGGCCAGAGCTGGCTCTTCTCCAGGGCCTCGAGCATGACCTCGAAAGGTTCGCCCTCGGAGAGATGGATGAGGACTTTGAGGCCACGCGGTCGGCGTGGCTGAATTCGGGTGATCTGTGGGTCAGCCCCGTTGGGCATACCAGAGTCCGTCTAGAAGGTCGTGATAGAGGGTGATGTTCCTGCCGTCACTCAGAATGACGGCACGGTACTCTCTGGATATGGGCTGCCGCCACCACTCGTCGTCGATTCGCCAGTGTTCTTGAATCGCCTCGACTTGCCGAGCCGGCTTTCCTCGCATGCGCACATGGACGGGCTCACCCCGTTCGTCCGTGCGGACGTCGACAAGGCTGGGCTGACCAAGAGGTCGTAGTCGGGGCGTGTCGCTCATGGGTCGAAGCTCAAAAGTGCGTGGCGGCGTTCGGGGATGCGTGACCAAGGATCGACTTCGACCACGCGGAAGAGAGGGGAGTGGCCCAGCCGGAGCTTGAGTTCCTTCACTGCATCCCGGAGAGAGTGCGGCACGACGCCCTGAGCCAGGTCGCTGCCCGCGACATTGCGCCCATTTTCGTCCCGACGATCGAAGAGGCCGGTTTGTGTGCTCTGGGCGCCGAATTGGGTGAACTCGACAACGAGTGCTTCGACGGCTTTGGGTGGAGGGGAGATCTCCATCTTCATGCGCAGGGGAGATGCGATGCGATCGCGCTGTGATGTGGGTTCGCGCAGGACCGTCTCCACGAACCAAGAACCTCCGCCTTCCAATCGTGCGCCCATGCGCACACTCGTTACGCTGCGCCCACGGCGCTCTGGACGAGAGAGGGCACGTTCCACGAGTCGGTCGAGGCCGCCGTGGAGCGTGGGAACCATGCCCACCGGGTTGGGGAAATCGAGCGAGACGCGGATCGGCTTCGGCTTGTGCCAGGGGCGTACCGGGTCGATGCGCTGTCCCAGGGCCCACGCCAACGCGCTCCGGCCTTCTTGCCCGAACTGTGCGATCAGAGAGGGTTCCGGAAAACGGCGAAGCGCCTCCAGGGTTTCGATGCCGAGCCGCTCCAGGCGCTGGATGATGAGCGGGTCTACTGGGAGTGCATTCACCGGACATTGAGCCAGGAAAGCGACCAGCTCGTTCTCGGTGATTGTGACCGGTTCTCCGGAACGTGCCGAGGCTGCAGCGACCCAAGCTCCGAACTTGCCGGGAGCCATGCCCGCCCGAGTTGCTGCGACGAGTGGGGCGGGGAAGATTCGAAAGAGTGTGTGCAGCGCACGCTTCGCCTGCCGGGTGGGAGAGCCGAAGAGGCGCCCCAATCCGTCCATGCCCAAGAAGACACGCCCTCGGCCGGCCGGCTCGATGACCGGCGTGATCTCGGCGAGCAGCTCGAGCATCGAGTTGACGGCTGAGTCGTAGTGCGCCGGATCGGGCTCGAGCAGTGTGAGAGAAGGGCAGAGCGAGACCGCTTGAGACACCAGTTGGTCGGGACGTACTCCAGCTTCGTGTGCCCGTTCGGAGACCTGCCAAATGGTGCGCCGTGTGGTCTCGCCCGGGGAGAGGAGCGCGACCGAAGTGCTGTCGAGTTCGGGGGAGCGTACCAATTCGAGTCGCAGCTCGAAGGTTGGGAGCCACAGGCAGAGGGCTTGGCGACTTCCCGCAGCCCGGTTGAAGGAGGATGCGTTGGTGAACCATCCGGTGGCTTCGTCGGTGGCGAGGGATTTGAAGGTGGAGAGGCCTAGCCCCCACCCGCGACCGAGAGAGCCTCTACGGAAGTCTGGTAGGGCTCGCGCTGGGGGCTCGCGAGGCTCAGACAAGGAACGACGACGAGTCGTAGCCATAGCTACGGTGAGGAGGAGAGACGACGTATGAGGCCGCGACCCCCCTGCGCCACAACCATGAAGGTGAAAGGGCATTTGGGGTGAAGGTTGCCCGCGGCATGGCCCGATCTCGGTCGTTGGCGCTTCTTGGCGTAGCTACAGCTATGCCTTCGGCGCGCCGCCTACGATATCGGGCCATGGCGCGGACAACGAGCCCTACCAGACTTCCGTAGAGGCTCTCTGCGTGGGTGGGAGTCCCTTGAAAATCTTGCAACCGTGACTGGAGTCGTGACATAGCCGGATGGGCCTACCTATCAACCGAAATGGACAGAGACAACGATCCCCGGCACCCGCGTTCACCACGTCCTGCCCGCCACACCACACGCCGGTAACCGGGGATCATAAACCGAAGAAACACCGAACACAGAACCGAAGATAAGCCGAAGATTTTGTGGTCGCAAGCAAAGCCTAAATCAGATTTTGGGGAGCGAACCTGGCCCACCCATCACTTCCCTCGTAACCTGCGGCTCCACTGCCAACAGGAGAGGATTGTGCGGAACGACTGGAGACGCGGCCGGTGGGTCGCTGCAGCATCAACCATGCTCGCTCTGGCAACTTTGCCATTGAGCGTTTCGGGGCAGAGCGCCTCGTATTTGAACTTCGACGACCTGACTCGTGAGCTACGCTCGGTGACGGGCTCCTCGAACCTCGGGAGCCTTACTTCGCTCGGTACGTCCCATCAAGGACGCGACGTGTGGATGGTCACCATCGCGGATCCCTCTGGGCCTCCGGTGGCGCAACGACCCGGGGTGCTTGTGGTTGGGAACCTCTCGGGTGATCACCTGGTCGGAAGCCAACTGGCGCTCGAGGCCGTCCGCTATCTGACCGGTGCGGGAGCCTCTGAAGCGGATCTGGCCGAGCATGTGATCTATGTAGTGCCGCGCCTCAATCCGGACGGTGCAGAGGCGAAGTTCGACGGCCCACATACCGGTGCCGCAGGCAACACACTGGCCTTCGACGACGACAACGACGCCCGCACGGACGAGGACGGACCGAACGACCTCAATGGTGACGGCGTCATCACAGTGATGCGCGTTCTCGACCCGATGGGTCCATACATGATCGACCCGGACGATCTGCGCCTCATGAAGCAGGCCGATGCCGCAGCTGGTGAGACCGGCACGCACGCCGTCTACTGGGAAGGGGTGGACGACGACGGCGATGGCTTCATCAATGAAGATGCGTCAGGTGGGGTCGACATCGATCGGTCCTTCCAGCACGACTACCCGTACTGGGAGCGCGACGCAGGACCGAACATGGTGAGCGAGCCTGAAGCGCGAGCGCTCATGGACTTCGTGCTTGAGGCCGGCAACATCGCGGCGATCGTGACGTTCGGGCACTCGGACAATTTGGTCACGGCGCCAGACAGCCGAGGCGAATTGGCTACGGGGATCTCGCTGGCGCTCGAGGACTTTGCGGCATCGTCGAACAACGACCTTTGGGACATCGGCAACTACCCGGTCCCACGTCAGCAGGGCGGCCTTCGGCTTCGTGGTGCGCAGCCCGGCGCGGACAACGATCCGTCGTCCGGTCGGCGTCCGTTGATGACGGTGAACAGCGCAGACCAGGAGTACTTCAAGGCAGTCTCGGAAGCGTACCGTGAGATCACTGGCGTGACGGAAGTCGCGCTGAACCGTGAGGCCCACGGCGCCTTTTTTCAGTACGGCTACTTCCACTTCGGTGTGCCGTCCTTCACAACGCCAGGGTGGGCGCTTCCTAGTGGAGAAGAAGACGCTGAAGATGACTCCGGTGACGCCCGGGTCTTGAATGCCTACGAAGCTGGCGGCCTCGATGCCTTCGTACCCTGGGCCGCATATGAGCACGCGGACCTCGGCTCGGTGGAGATCGGAGGGTTCCGGCCGGAGGTCATCACGAACCCGCCCGCGGGTGACCTCGCGGACCTCGGCATGAAGCACGGCGAGTTCATCGCGCACTTGTCCGGGATGCTTCCGCGTGTGCGGATTTCGAACACGGAGGTCGAAGCCCACGGCGGTGGTGTCTTCACGATCACGGCGGATGTGACGAATACGGGACGCTTCCCGTCTTCACTTCAGCACGGCGTGGTTTCGAGGTCGGTCGATCCGGTGACGGTTCAGATCCAGGTCGATCCCGACGCCATTCTTACAGGTGCGGCGAAGACTCATCGGATTCAGAAACTCGATGGTTCTGGAACGACCGAACGTGTCACCTGGGTCATCCAGGGTGCCGCAGGTTCGAGTGTTGAAATCAGGTTGCGGGCCCAGAAGGGTGGGTCCGACTCCGCCACCGTGACGTTGAGGTAGACCGATGAAGACGATTGAAATGAAACGGCTCGTCGGCGCGGTGATTGCGATGACTGCGGCGGCTCTGCTCACGACACCTGCGCTCGAAGCGCAGCAGCGAGGCTCGGACCCGGAACACCGGCTCGACCTCACTTGGGACCGATGGCTCGATCACGACGAGATCGGGGAGCGCATGCAACTCATGCAGCGAACCTGGCCCGAATTCCTCACGCTCGAGTCGATTGGCGAAAGCTACGGCGGGCGCGAGATGTGGCTCATGACCATCAACAACCCGCGGACCGGCGCCGAGTCGAGTAAGGCGGGGATGTTCATTGAGGCCAACGTGCACGGAAACGAGATCCAAGGTGCTGAGGTGGCGTTGTACACCATCTGGTACCTCATGGAGAACTACGACAGCATCGACGAGGTGAAACGACTCGTCGACGAGCGCGTCTTCCACATTCTCCCGACGGTCAATCCGGACGGGCGCGACTACTTCCTAGACGGTACGGGTTCAGGAGCCAGGACTGGGCACATCCCGGTCGACTCGGATGGCGATGGACTGACCGACGAGGATGGCCCGAACGACCTCAACGGCAACGGCGTGATCGAACAGATCCGCAAGTACGTGCCAGGCCAGGGGAGCTTCCGACTCGACCCGACCGACTCGCGGTTCATGCAGCCGGTGGGCCCAGGTGAAACGGGCGACTGGGAGCTTCTCGGGTCCGAGGGCATCGACGACGATGGCGACGGGCGGACGAATGAGGATCCGGTCGGTGGTTACGACCCGAACCGAAACTACGGTGCGGACTGGCAGCCTAATTACATCCAGGGCGGGAGCATGGATTACCCGTTCCGGCTGCCCGAAGCGCGTGCCATCAACGACTTCATGGTGGAACGGCCGAACATCGCGGGCTTCCAGTCGTTTCATAATTCGGGCGGCATGATTCTGCGGCCACCGGGATCTGCGTGGTATGGCGACTACCCGGCGTCGGACATCCGTGTCTACGACGAACTCGGGGAGACGGGCGAGCGCATGCTGCCGTATTACAACTACTATGTGATCTGGCGTGGGCTCTACACGGTCCACGGCGGCTCGATCGACTGGACGAACGACGGCCTCGGCATCGTTTCGTTTTCGAATGAGTTGTGGAACAGCGGGCAGTATTTCAACAGCCCGCTTCTCCAGGAACAGCAGCGCGATCAGAACAGCCCGATCTCGGGTCAAAGTTCACGCTTCTTCTTCGACGATCTCCTTGAGCACGGCGACGAGTACGTCGAGTGGGCACCGTTCGATCACCCGGAGTACGGGCAAGTCGAGATGGGTGGCTGGAAGAAACTTTCCGGTCGGGTGAACCCGCGCTTCATGAGCATGGAGCTCTTCCATCGCAACATGGCGTTCACACTCTATCACGCCGACATGATGCCCATGATGTCGATGGGTGAGACCTCCGTCGAGCGTGTCGGCGGCGACCTGTACAAGGTCCGGGTGGACATCACGAACGAGCGATTGATTCCGACGGTTACGGCAGAGGCGCGGGACAACCGGGTCGTGGCGCCGGATATCATCAACGTGTCCGGGGGTGTCGAGGTCGTGGCAGCGGGGTGGGTCGCGAGCAAGGTCCGCCCGGGTCCGACGCAGATGATCGACCAAAACGATCTGAATCGGATCATGATCCGGAGTGGGGCGCCCGGACGTGTGACGCGCACGATCGAATACCTCGTGCGCGGCTCCGGGTCGATGACCGTCGAGTACGTGTCGCAGAAAGGTGGGACCGTGTCGACGTCACTGCAGGTACGCTGACGACCGATCGACGAATTGAATCACGGGGTGGGTGTCTTCGGATGCCCACCCCGTTTTTTTGCCGACGCGCTCGACCTTACGCACGACCCGTTTCATGTGATCTTCCCGCTTGCTGGGCCGCCGGCCCGCTCCAACGCATCCCGTCCTCAGTTTTTCGTAAATGGCTCTCATCAGCGCCCAAAACCTCCGTGTAGCTTTCGGGGGGCGTACACTCATGGAAGACGCCACGCTGCATATTGAGCGTGGTGAGCGGGTAGGCCTGTTGGGTCGCAACGGCGAAGGGAAGTCGACGCTGCTGAGCATCCTCGCGGGTGCTACTACGCCGGACGACGGAGTCGTCGTCTACGAATCCGGTCTGCGGGTCGCTCTGCTCGGCCAACAGATCGATGCCAATGAGAACGGGACGGTGGACGAGGTCATCCGGGCGGGGCTCCGGGGCGGGGAACACCACGATCATCCAGTCCAACGGCTTTGTTCACTTCTCGAACTGGACGGCGACAAGCCCTTCCAAGAGATCTCCGGCGGACAGAGGCGGCGTGCGCTCCTAGGCCGAGCGTTGGCCGCCGAGCCAGATGTGTTGCTGCTCGACGAGCCCACTAACCACCTGGACGTCGAGAGCATCGAATGGCTCGAGTCGTTTCTGATGCGATACCAGGGCAGCCTCTTTTTCGTCACCCACGACCGGGCGTTTCTGCAACGACTAGCGACCCGCATCGTCGAGTTGGATCGCGGCCGGCTCACCTCGTGGTCGTGCAACTACCCGACGTACCTCGAGCGCAAGGAAGAACTCCTCGCCAACGAGGACAAAGAGCGGGCGTTGTTCGACAAGGTGCTGGCCCGGGAGGAGGAGTGGATTCGCCAGGGCATCAAGGCTCGACGTACGCGTAACGAGGGGCGGGTTCGCGCGCTCAAGAAGCTGCGAAAAGAGCGGGCCGAGCGTCGGGAGCGAGCCGGTAAGGTGAACATGAGCATCCAGAGGGCGGAGCGATCCGGCTCGAAGGTCATCACAGTTGAAGGCGTCACCTTCGGTTACGACGATGAACTGCTCGTAGGAGGATTGAGCACCACGATCATGCGCGGTGACAAGATCGGTCTCATGGGCCCGAACGGGTGTGGGAAGACGACGCTTCTGAACCTCCTCCTGGGTAAACTCGAGCCCGACCAGGGCACGGTGAAGCACGGTGTCTCATTGGATGTGGCCTACTTCGACCAACACCGAGAGCAGCTCGATGAATCGGAGACGGTCGCAAACACGATTGGCGCTGGGAACGAGTTCGTCGTTTTAGATGGCGACCGGAAGCACGTCATGAGTTATTTGGCCGATTTCCTATTCTCGTCCGAACGGGCGAGAGAGCCCGTGCGAAATCTCTCTGGTGGTGAGCGCAATCGCCTCCTGTTGGCCCGACTCTTCACACAGCCGGCGAACGTCCTCGTGCTCGATGAGCCCACGAACGACCTGGACACGGAGACGCTGGAATTGCTCGAGGCGCGGCTTCTCGATTTTTCTGGGACCGTATTGGTGGTGAGTCACGACCGGACATTTCTAGACAATCTCTGTTCGTCTTCCCTCGTCTTCGAAGGCCTGGGCAAGGTGAAGGAGTACGTCGGCGGGTACTCGGACTGGAAGCGAACGGTGGCGCGCAGCGCAGCGCAGGCAACTGAACCGCCGCTCAATAAGCCGAAGAAGGGAGTCCCGGCGAGCGACGGAAATCGTACCGCCCCAGATAGGCACAAGAAGCTCTCCTACAAGGAGAAGAGGGAGTGGGAGATGCTCCCCGCTCGCATCGAAGCCATGGAGACCGAGCTCCGGGGGCTGCATGACCGCATGGCAGACCCGGTCTTCTTCCAGGGCTCCCAGGACGAAACTCGACCCGTTCTCGAGGGCTCCGCGCTACTGGCTCAAGAGATTGACGAAGCCTTCACGCGCTGGGCGGAGTTGGACGAGCGAAGCTGACGAATACCGGGACCTCCCGTCCGCCACTTGTCTCTGAGTCGGGTGGCTCCCACACTGCCCGCTCTCCCGGTGCCCTCACCGCTCCGGACCGCCACCCCGCGTCTAATCCCAGCGACTTTCATGAGCCAGTCACCTTCGATCATCTACACGTGGACCGATGAAGCCCCCGCACTAGCGACCCATGCTTTTCTTCCGGTCGTACGTGCGTTCGCTGCGGCCGCGGGGGTTCCGGTTGAGACCCGTGACATCTCGCTCGCCGGTAGGGTTTTGTCGGTGTTCCCCGACTCCCTCGAAGAGGGGCAGAGGATCCAGGACGACTTGGCGGAACTTGGCCAGCTGGTGGAGACCCGGGAGGCCAACATCATAAAGCTGCCGAACGTCAGTG
It contains:
- a CDS encoding DNA polymerase Y family protein, giving the protein MATTRRRSLSEPREPPARALPDFRRGSLGRGWGLGLSTFKSLATDEATGWFTNASSFNRAAGSRQALCLWLPTFELRLELVRSPELDSTSVALLSPGETTRRTIWQVSERAHEAGVRPDQLVSQAVSLCPSLTLLEPDPAHYDSAVNSMLELLAEITPVIEPAGRGRVFLGMDGLGRLFGSPTRQAKRALHTLFRIFPAPLVAATRAGMAPGKFGAWVAAASARSGEPVTITENELVAFLAQCPVNALPVDPLIIQRLERLGIETLEALRRFPEPSLIAQFGQEGRSALAWALGQRIDPVRPWHKPKPIRVSLDFPNPVGMVPTLHGGLDRLVERALSRPERRGRSVTSVRMGARLEGGGSWFVETVLREPTSQRDRIASPLRMKMEISPPPKAVEALVVEFTQFGAQSTQTGLFDRRDENGRNVAGSDLAQGVVPHSLRDAVKELKLRLGHSPLFRVVEVDPWSRIPERRHALLSFDP
- a CDS encoding M14 family metallopeptidase — translated: MRNDWRRGRWVAAASTMLALATLPLSVSGQSASYLNFDDLTRELRSVTGSSNLGSLTSLGTSHQGRDVWMVTIADPSGPPVAQRPGVLVVGNLSGDHLVGSQLALEAVRYLTGAGASEADLAEHVIYVVPRLNPDGAEAKFDGPHTGAAGNTLAFDDDNDARTDEDGPNDLNGDGVITVMRVLDPMGPYMIDPDDLRLMKQADAAAGETGTHAVYWEGVDDDGDGFINEDASGGVDIDRSFQHDYPYWERDAGPNMVSEPEARALMDFVLEAGNIAAIVTFGHSDNLVTAPDSRGELATGISLALEDFAASSNNDLWDIGNYPVPRQQGGLRLRGAQPGADNDPSSGRRPLMTVNSADQEYFKAVSEAYREITGVTEVALNREAHGAFFQYGYFHFGVPSFTTPGWALPSGEEDAEDDSGDARVLNAYEAGGLDAFVPWAAYEHADLGSVEIGGFRPEVITNPPAGDLADLGMKHGEFIAHLSGMLPRVRISNTEVEAHGGGVFTITADVTNTGRFPSSLQHGVVSRSVDPVTVQIQVDPDAILTGAAKTHRIQKLDGSGTTERVTWVIQGAAGSSVEIRLRAQKGGSDSATVTLR
- a CDS encoding M14 family metallopeptidase, with protein sequence MKTIEMKRLVGAVIAMTAAALLTTPALEAQQRGSDPEHRLDLTWDRWLDHDEIGERMQLMQRTWPEFLTLESIGESYGGREMWLMTINNPRTGAESSKAGMFIEANVHGNEIQGAEVALYTIWYLMENYDSIDEVKRLVDERVFHILPTVNPDGRDYFLDGTGSGARTGHIPVDSDGDGLTDEDGPNDLNGNGVIEQIRKYVPGQGSFRLDPTDSRFMQPVGPGETGDWELLGSEGIDDDGDGRTNEDPVGGYDPNRNYGADWQPNYIQGGSMDYPFRLPEARAINDFMVERPNIAGFQSFHNSGGMILRPPGSAWYGDYPASDIRVYDELGETGERMLPYYNYYVIWRGLYTVHGGSIDWTNDGLGIVSFSNELWNSGQYFNSPLLQEQQRDQNSPISGQSSRFFFDDLLEHGDEYVEWAPFDHPEYGQVEMGGWKKLSGRVNPRFMSMELFHRNMAFTLYHADMMPMMSMGETSVERVGGDLYKVRVDITNERLIPTVTAEARDNRVVAPDIINVSGGVEVVAAGWVASKVRPGPTQMIDQNDLNRIMIRSGAPGRVTRTIEYLVRGSGSMTVEYVSQKGGTVSTSLQVR
- a CDS encoding ATP-binding cassette domain-containing protein, translating into MALISAQNLRVAFGGRTLMEDATLHIERGERVGLLGRNGEGKSTLLSILAGATTPDDGVVVYESGLRVALLGQQIDANENGTVDEVIRAGLRGGEHHDHPVQRLCSLLELDGDKPFQEISGGQRRRALLGRALAAEPDVLLLDEPTNHLDVESIEWLESFLMRYQGSLFFVTHDRAFLQRLATRIVELDRGRLTSWSCNYPTYLERKEELLANEDKERALFDKVLAREEEWIRQGIKARRTRNEGRVRALKKLRKERAERRERAGKVNMSIQRAERSGSKVITVEGVTFGYDDELLVGGLSTTIMRGDKIGLMGPNGCGKTTLLNLLLGKLEPDQGTVKHGVSLDVAYFDQHREQLDESETVANTIGAGNEFVVLDGDRKHVMSYLADFLFSSERAREPVRNLSGGERNRLLLARLFTQPANVLVLDEPTNDLDTETLELLEARLLDFSGTVLVVSHDRTFLDNLCSSSLVFEGLGKVKEYVGGYSDWKRTVARSAAQATEPPLNKPKKGVPASDGNRTAPDRHKKLSYKEKREWEMLPARIEAMETELRGLHDRMADPVFFQGSQDETRPVLEGSALLAQEIDEAFTRWAELDERS